Proteins encoded by one window of Cannabis sativa cultivar Pink pepper isolate KNU-18-1 chromosome 4, ASM2916894v1, whole genome shotgun sequence:
- the LOC115723884 gene encoding uncharacterized protein LOC115723884 has translation MAGKRKRKAGIEPVKKDVTPKPNDNAVAWRNFFNANYKALRAAEKGLTEKEATDKLKVQYKGFTDEEKSEWRSYDPNPNPAKKAVQTRGRKPKAADAKGKKVEVDEEEGAPESEEASVYGRCSFNRLIRICKNLNLEQKDVIQNAGFGSFIREDAPYVDTRLVSWLIKHVDPTTSILDLYGRKIHLSAAMFGDVMGVDDGGDPVVTEGDSDTRYLEEILNVVEYTMSLTGLEKSLLECVEADNLFLIKFSLVVIGTILASKMGCDITSGYLHSLRVTRDIRHKNWATAGFRYLMNSIFRFRNKATKNVSGCTLFLQLVYLTHVEWNFGYVDRTVLPVDFWGSKQCKSAYKFVKDNGGPNSDKITLTSNPVILPNYYSDSEGRKSSDHFVSSINELKEYFSNELKSQLRSFSLKFMDKGEGVSGIDRELEEDAAAETGKKAECSQAVEESPLKSPVRSKTNVVGLSDENVVESVSTPSLSVTKSVEDEGAAHKTFDDEDFDIVEVASFWNKGKALVKSKKTQSENVPLIEDDFNDKAYEQFIESGRTVVGPFKTKEAIPRNQYGFYKFIFSNTLDPGYVLAKFRKFEVDRRCMASLRPLREIIDCFSILMNKYERDSRLPDQPRVWYMPTRISQKTLGSFNVKRIAKDREWSKLFYEDNLEKCVKMFVPVLTLEGAPHWFGAEVNMKSNVVSFLDSLHTAMHEKYRVEATKEMLSTLDLLFEENMSKNVTFVDFRIDRKDRGLPQQDNDRDCGVYVMKYMEAVANEEEVVDEFHPVEARLEIAARIITDEQNEIRTKVVEDRRAAQGSSFASSSAPLRSPSKSPRDPRFSTAKSRNANMFPPSRASPRFQSSKTKISYGE, from the exons ATGGCTGGGAAACGCAAAAGGAAAGCGGGAATTGAACCCGTAAAGAAGGATGTCACCCCCAAGCCGAACGATAATGCGGTTGCTTGGAgaaatttctt CAATGCGAACTACAAAGCCCTTCGAGCAGCTGAGAAGGGATTAACTGAGAAAGAG GCTACCGACAAATTGAAAGTGCAATATAAAGGTTTCACCGACGAGGAGAAGTCTGAGTGGAGAAGCTATGACCCTAACCCTAATCCCGCTAAGAAGGCGGTGCAAACAAGGGGGAGGAAACCAAAGGCAGCTGATGCcaaggggaagaaagtggaGGTGGATGAGGAAGAGGGTGCTCCTGAAAGTGAAGAAGCATCTGTGTACGGTCGATGCTCCTTCAACCGTTTAATCAGGATTTGCAAGAACCTGAACCTGGAGCAGAAAGATGTGATCCAAAATGCTGGATTTGGATCATTCATCAGAGAGGATGCACCATACGTTGACACCCGACTAGTGAGTTGGTTAATCAAACATGTTGACCCAACCACTAGCATACTGGATTTGTATGGGAGGAAAATTCACTTATCTGCCGCGATGTTCGGAGATGTTATGGGGGTGGACGACGGAGGGGATCCTGTAGTCACCGAGGGTGATAGTGACACTCGATATCTGGAGGAGATATTGAACGTTGTCGAGTACACCATGTCCTTGACAGGGTTGGAGAAATCTTTGTTGGAGTGCGTTGAGGCAGACAACCTATTTCTGATTAAATTTTCTTTGGTGGTCATAGGGACAATCCTTGCGTCGAAAATGGGCTGCGATATCACTTCGGGATACTTGCACTCCCTTAGGGTTACCAGGGACATTCGCCACAAGAACTGGGCAACTGCGGGGTTCAGGTATCTGATGAACTCAATTTTCAGATTCCGAAATAAGGCCACGAAGAATGTGTCTGGCTGCACCTTATTCCTCCAG TTGGTGTACTTGACTCACGTGGAGTGGAACTTTGGATATGTCGACCGAACAGTGCTCCCCGTTGATTTTTGGGGTAGTAAACAATGTAAGTCCGCTTACAAATTTGTGAAAGACAATGGGGGTCCCAACAGCGACAAG ATAACGCTCACTTCGAATCCCGTAATACTGCCCAACTACTACTCCGACTCGGAAGGAAGAAAGAGCAGTGACCACTTTGTCAGCTCTATCAACGAGTTGAAGGAGTACTTCTCCAATGAGTTAAAGTCTcagttgagatcattttctttgaaatttatgGACAAAGGAGAAGGTGTAAGTGGTATTGACCGAGAGTTGGAGGAGGATGCTGCTGCGGAAACGGGGAAGAAGGCGGAGTGCAGCCAGGCCGTGGAGGAGTCCCCGTTGAAGTCCCCTGTCCGTTCAAAGACTAATGTTGTTGGTCTATCCGACGAAAATGTGGTGGAATCTGTAAGTACGCCTTCACTATCTGTTACAAAATCTGTTGAAGATGAAGGTGCTGCACATAAGACCTTCGACGATGAGGACTTTGATATAGTCGAAGTGGCATCTTTCTGGAATAAAGGCAAAGCCCTCGTCAAATCAAAGAAGACACAGTCGGAGAATGTGCCTTTAATTGAGGATGACTTCAACGATAAGGCGTACGAGCAATTTATTGAGTCGGGCAGAACTGTTGTCGGGCCTTTCAAGACGAAAGAAGCGATCCCCCGTAACCAATATGggttttacaagtttatttttagCAACACATTAGATCCGGG ATATGTGCTTGCGAAATTTCGAAAGTTTGAAGTGGATAGGAGGTGCATGGCATCGTTGCGACCGTTGCGAGAA ATCATTGACTGTTTTTCTATACTAATGAACAAGTACGAACGTGATAGTCGATTACCTGACCAACCTCGTGTTTGGTACATGCCCACTCGCATCTCG CAAAAAACTCTCGGTTCGTTTAATGTGAAGAGGATTGCGAAAGACCGGGAGTGGTCAAAACTGTTTTACGAAGACAACTTGGAAAAATGCGTCAAG ATGTTTGTGCCGGTGTTGACTCTAGAAGGTGCACCACATTGGTTTGGTGCCGAAGTAAATATGAAGTCCAATGTTGTCTCATTTCTGGACTCCCTACACACCGCAATGCATGAGAAGTATCGTGTGGAGGCTACGAAAGAAATG TTGTCGACGTTAGACCTTTTGTTTGAGGAGAATATGTCGAAGAATGTGACTTTCGTGGATTTCAGAATTGACAGGAAAGATCGCGGGCTTCCTCAACAAGACAATGACCGAGATTGCGGTGTATACGTCATGAAGTACATGGAGGCTGTGGCCAATGAGGAAGAAGTAGTTGATGAG TTTCACCCGGTTGAGGCACGTTTGGAAATCGCTGCGAGGATCATAACTGATGAACAAAATGAAATTCGTACCAAAGTGGTTGAAGATCGTAGGGCTGCACAAGGCAGCTCATTTGCATCATCCTCGGCCCCTTTGCGTAGTCCGTCAAAGTCTCCACGCGATCCTCGGTTCAGTACAGCGAAGTCTCGCAATGCAAACATGTTTCCCCCGTCAAGAGCCTCCCCTAGGTTTCAGTCTAGCAAGACTAAGATTTCATATGGTGAATAG